One Pseudomonadales bacterium genomic region harbors:
- the rpiA gene encoding ribose-5-phosphate isomerase RpiA, translating to MTQDELKQAVGQAAVDHIQNRLQNDTIVGVGTGSTTNCFIDALAQIKHRFDGAVSSSVASTARLKAHGIPVYELTVVDRVAVYVDGADETNAALELIKGGGGALTREKIIAAVAEEFVCIVDASKQVDVLGAFPLPVEVIPMARSHVARELVKLGGAPEYRDGFVTDNGNIILDVHNLEIIQPMKLESQINNIVGVVSNGLFAQRPADVLLVGSEQGVLQIRAK from the coding sequence TGCCGTCGATCATATCCAAAATAGATTACAGAATGACACCATTGTCGGCGTCGGCACCGGCTCTACCACCAACTGTTTTATTGACGCCTTAGCACAAATTAAGCATCGCTTCGATGGTGCTGTTTCCAGTTCCGTTGCCAGTACAGCGCGCCTCAAAGCACATGGCATTCCGGTGTATGAGCTAACAGTAGTTGATAGGGTGGCAGTCTACGTTGATGGCGCCGACGAAACCAATGCGGCCCTGGAACTGATTAAAGGTGGCGGTGGCGCACTCACACGGGAAAAAATTATAGCCGCCGTGGCGGAAGAGTTCGTCTGTATCGTTGACGCCAGCAAACAAGTCGATGTACTGGGCGCCTTTCCGCTACCGGTCGAGGTTATCCCGATGGCGCGCAGCCATGTCGCACGCGAGCTGGTGAAACTGGGCGGCGCACCAGAGTACCGCGACGGTTTCGTAACCGACAACGGCAATATTATTCTGGACGTCCACAACCTGGAAATTATTCAACCGATGAAACTGGAAAGTCAGATCAATAATATTGTCGGAGTAGTCAGCAATGGTTTGTTCGCTCAGCGTCCCGCCGACGTCCTGTTGGTAGGCAGCGAGCAAGGGGTTCTACAGATCCGCGCAAAATAA
- a CDS encoding AsmA family protein, with protein sequence MGKLFKFLAVTLVTLIVAIGLFTFYLLTIFDPNDFKQEIQQWVKQQTQLELAIDGDLSLSVFPWLGVAANSVTLNKTQQEIAAVKQLQIFAKLKPLLNGELVVDGVKLDHLKLNLIVDKNGKGNWEIDSPATSKTPNKNQASLASAPLAAFSLGDVNIENAEINYRDLQQKTHYQLLDLALQIRNPELSNHFPLTADFNYLQADNKVSVPVHIDTNITLDLPNQAAQLEDLSIDLAKTRILGDVKTSRLFNKPQFTSQLEIGAFNPSQWAVLLQVPSLADMDLPIDMKLSATLDTDKDTLKLDSISVKSSLVEAHGNANISQLSLEPNTQGKLQIKFNDLKRLLAMSGNALSPQDPKALNQLAGQFKFKATGQSLNISELDLTLDQTKLTGNFVLKNYDKPDIVFNLSGDAFNLDRYLPKTAAATDQQQKNKEQPPALLLPVALLGALNIDSVLQLKKLVASGLTIENLNFKAKGHDGLINLERIKGDLYEGNFAIDGVIDARGKTPQIAINKTLNNMQAGPVLKALADIDYISGKLNLALNINAQGNDLDQIKRNLNGKANFSVANGVLKEISLEQMVCEGIATIRQLELIPSATKNTRFKTFDGSMTINNGLVNLQALNIAVEKLKARGTGTINLPQETLDLGINTTLLGDLENKACEVHARYRDIEWPIRCAGKWDAEPSDLCSIDAKQMQKIIVTLAEKELKLKAGSKLEETLRKKLGDDFGDQLQQILKFK encoded by the coding sequence ATGGGTAAACTATTTAAATTCCTTGCGGTAACTTTAGTTACGCTGATAGTCGCTATCGGATTATTCACGTTCTATTTATTGACCATCTTTGACCCCAATGACTTTAAGCAGGAAATTCAGCAATGGGTCAAACAGCAAACTCAACTAGAACTGGCAATTGACGGAGATCTTTCTCTCTCGGTATTTCCTTGGTTAGGTGTCGCTGCCAATAGCGTTACGCTGAATAAAACACAACAGGAAATTGCTGCAGTTAAGCAGCTGCAAATTTTTGCGAAACTCAAACCCCTGCTCAACGGTGAGCTGGTGGTGGATGGCGTCAAGCTAGACCACCTTAAACTCAACCTGATCGTGGATAAGAATGGCAAAGGGAATTGGGAAATCGACAGCCCCGCGACCAGTAAAACGCCAAACAAAAACCAGGCATCGCTAGCCAGTGCACCCCTTGCAGCATTCAGTCTGGGCGATGTTAACATTGAAAATGCTGAAATCAACTATCGGGATTTACAGCAAAAAACCCATTATCAACTGCTCGATCTAGCACTGCAAATTCGTAACCCAGAGCTTTCTAACCATTTTCCGCTGACCGCTGACTTCAATTATCTTCAAGCCGATAATAAGGTCAGCGTGCCAGTTCATATCGACACTAACATCACCCTGGACTTACCCAATCAAGCCGCTCAACTTGAAGACTTGAGCATTGATCTCGCCAAAACACGCATCCTGGGTGACGTTAAAACAAGCAGGCTATTCAACAAGCCGCAATTTACCAGCCAATTGGAGATTGGCGCATTTAACCCCAGCCAATGGGCAGTGCTGCTACAAGTCCCCAGCCTTGCGGATATGGATTTACCGATAGATATGAAATTATCTGCCACGCTAGACACCGACAAAGATACCCTGAAATTGGACAGCATCTCCGTCAAATCAAGTTTAGTGGAAGCTCACGGCAACGCTAATATTAGTCAGCTCAGCCTGGAACCGAATACCCAGGGTAAGCTGCAAATTAAATTTAACGACTTAAAACGACTATTGGCGATGTCAGGTAATGCGCTCTCCCCGCAGGATCCGAAAGCGTTAAACCAGCTCGCTGGCCAATTCAAATTTAAAGCCACCGGACAGTCGCTGAATATTAGCGAGCTTGATCTGACACTTGATCAGACCAAACTTACCGGTAATTTTGTACTTAAAAACTATGATAAGCCGGACATAGTATTCAACCTCTCCGGCGACGCCTTTAATCTCGACCGCTATTTGCCTAAAACAGCCGCAGCAACGGATCAACAGCAGAAAAATAAAGAGCAGCCACCAGCACTGCTGCTACCGGTTGCTTTGCTGGGCGCTCTGAATATTGACAGCGTGCTGCAACTTAAAAAACTAGTCGCCTCCGGGTTAACCATTGAGAACCTCAACTTTAAGGCTAAAGGCCATGACGGGCTCATCAACTTGGAGCGAATTAAAGGCGATCTCTACGAGGGTAACTTTGCCATTGACGGAGTGATCGACGCCCGTGGTAAAACCCCACAAATCGCCATCAACAAAACTCTCAATAATATGCAGGCCGGACCAGTGCTCAAAGCCCTAGCCGATATAGACTACATCTCCGGCAAATTAAACCTAGCTCTCAATATCAACGCGCAGGGGAACGATCTAGACCAAATAAAACGTAACCTCAACGGTAAAGCCAATTTCTCGGTGGCAAATGGCGTCTTGAAGGAGATTAGCCTGGAGCAAATGGTCTGTGAAGGCATCGCCACCATTCGCCAGTTAGAATTAATACCCAGCGCAACTAAGAACACACGATTCAAAACTTTCGATGGCAGCATGACCATTAACAATGGCTTAGTGAATTTGCAAGCCCTGAACATCGCTGTCGAAAAACTCAAAGCACGCGGCACCGGCACCATCAATCTGCCACAGGAAACCTTAGATTTAGGTATTAACACAACCCTGTTGGGAGACCTGGAAAACAAAGCCTGCGAAGTGCACGCGCGTTATCGCGACATTGAGTGGCCGATCCGCTGCGCGGGCAAGTGGGATGCCGAGCCTTCCGACCTCTGTTCCATTGATGCGAAGCAAATGCAAAAAATAATTGTTACGCTTGCCGAAAAAGAACTCAAGCTGAAAGCTGGCAGTAAACTGGAAGAAACCCTACGCAAAAAATTAGGTGATGATTTTGGCGACCAGCTGCAACAAATACTAAAATTCAAATGA
- the mutY gene encoding A/G-specific adenine glycosylase, with translation MTPSKFNQAILKWFAEHGRTDLPWQKAINPYRVWISEIMLQQTQVSTVIPYYERFLASFPSVKPLAAASEDQVLSHWSGLGYYARARNLHKTAKQIQQQYQGDFPNSVEKLSALPGIGRSTAGAIISIAMNGRAPILDGNVKRVLSRFHAVEGWAGQSAVAAKLWQYAEDYTPKSNVAAYTQAIMDLGATVCTRTKPQCHQCPLSRNCAAHLSDQVTAFPQRKLKFNIPTKQSYCLILKNQNGEVLLEKRPPSGIWGGLWSLPEDRDKNTLYERWQQRLGCEINNPSECDKLRHTFSHFHLELQPIQAQIQYQSTQIQDSDRWRWYQAEELKKIGLAAPIKKLLERG, from the coding sequence ATGACTCCCAGCAAGTTTAATCAGGCAATTCTAAAATGGTTTGCTGAGCATGGCCGCACAGACTTGCCCTGGCAAAAGGCGATCAACCCGTATCGCGTATGGATTTCGGAAATCATGCTCCAGCAAACGCAGGTCAGCACGGTTATTCCTTACTATGAACGTTTTCTCGCCAGCTTCCCCAGCGTGAAACCCTTAGCGGCTGCCAGCGAAGATCAGGTTTTATCGCACTGGTCCGGGCTTGGTTACTATGCCCGCGCCCGCAACCTGCATAAAACGGCAAAGCAAATACAGCAGCAATATCAAGGTGACTTTCCTAACTCCGTAGAGAAATTATCTGCGCTCCCCGGCATTGGCCGCTCCACCGCCGGGGCCATTATCAGTATTGCAATGAATGGTCGTGCGCCTATTTTAGACGGCAATGTAAAACGTGTGTTATCGCGCTTTCATGCTGTCGAAGGCTGGGCAGGACAATCCGCCGTGGCGGCAAAGCTTTGGCAATATGCTGAAGACTACACACCAAAGTCTAACGTCGCGGCCTACACCCAAGCGATCATGGATCTTGGTGCGACGGTCTGCACCCGCACCAAGCCTCAGTGCCACCAATGCCCGCTAAGTAGAAACTGCGCTGCCCATTTGAGCGACCAGGTGACGGCTTTTCCCCAGCGCAAACTCAAATTTAACATTCCCACCAAACAATCCTATTGCCTCATTTTAAAAAACCAAAACGGAGAAGTTTTGTTAGAAAAGCGGCCACCTTCAGGTATCTGGGGTGGCCTTTGGAGTTTGCCGGAAGATAGGGATAAAAACACGCTATACGAGCGATGGCAGCAGAGACTCGGATGCGAAATCAACAATCCGAGCGAATGCGACAAGCTACGACATACCTTCTCCCACTTTCACCTTGAGCTACAACCAATCCAAGCACAAATCCAATATCAGAGCACACAGATACAAGACTCAGACCGTTGGCGCTGGTATCAGGCGGAAGAACTTAAAAAAATTGGCCTCGCCGCTCCCATCAAAAAACTACTCGAAAGAGGCTAA
- a CDS encoding oxidative damage protection protein, with the protein MSRTVFCKKYQQELEGLDAPPYPGPKGQDIFDNVSKKAWQEWLQHQTMIINERKLNMVDAASRKFLAEQMEKFLAGEDFARAEGYVPPSKPE; encoded by the coding sequence ATGAGTCGCACAGTTTTTTGTAAAAAATATCAACAAGAATTAGAAGGCCTCGACGCCCCCCCCTATCCTGGGCCAAAAGGACAGGATATCTTTGATAACGTCTCCAAAAAAGCTTGGCAGGAATGGCTGCAACATCAAACCATGATTATAAACGAGCGCAAACTGAATATGGTCGATGCCGCCTCACGCAAATTCCTGGCTGAGCAAATGGAAAAATTTCTTGCCGGTGAAGACTTCGCGCGCGCTGAGGGCTATGTGCCACCCAGCAAGCCGGAATAA